The DNA region GCCGCCCTCCGAGGAGTGACCGATGGTGAGACGAGGGATGCGCGAGCCGGAATCCAGTATTCCCCGCCTTGATAGGTCGATGGACCGATTGCCGTGTCTGGCTTCTCTCCCGAGGGAGACCACACAAAGTGCGGGAGAGCCGGCTCCGTGGACAGCGTGGTCATGCTGCCTGAGCTACTGGTGAGGCTGTCCGCTCATACGCCACCGGGCTCACGTAGCCCAGCGAGGATAGGAGTTGGTCCCTGGGGATGTGCGGCTGTTCATGCATCCCCCAGGACGTCATCAGCTCGACACGTCAGCCGAGGCCGCCGCTTCCTGGGGCCGGCGGGGAGGTGAGTGCACCCCGCCTACCGACGGACCTTGCGTGGAGGGCTGTCGTCGGCCGGATACGTCACGCGCCCTCTGCTGACGTGTGCGAAGGCGGTCAGCCGGTGCGGGGTGGCCCGCGTGGCCGACTTGAGGTGCAGCACCTCCGCGCCTCGCGCGACCAGTGCATCGGCGACCAGGGAGCGATGACACCGCCAGCGTAGCGCCTCCGCGCACATCAAGGCCGGTGGTCCGTTTGACAGCTCGTCGTGCAGTTCGGAGAGCCCGTCCTCGAACTCCGCGCTCTGCATGTAGTCCGCGTACGCCCGGAAGCTCGCGTTTCGCCAGGCGGCGTTCACGCTGCTCGTCGCGGTGGACTTCTTGCGAAGACCTCCGAGCTTCGCCAGGTGCAGGTAGCGGATGCCCACCTTCGGGAGCGTCCTCTCCAACGCCTCACTGTTGAACTGAGGGTTGGTGCGCGAGCGCGGCATCTTCCGGATGTCGACCACGGTCGCCACTCCATGCGCCCAAAGGAGCGCGATGAACTCCTTCAGGGAGCGGGTCGAGTGCCCCACCGCGAACACCGTCTTCGCGCTCCAGCTGGGGTGCTGACGCGTTCGCATGGCTGCCTCCTCCCTCCTCAACCTTCCCCTGGCACCGAAGATTCCAGCCAGAGGCGGCCAGCACGTCCTGCGGCGTGGGTGCGGCACGGGGCACGGGAAGAAGTGTCGGACAGGGGCGGTTGGCCAGGAGGACGGCGAGAGTGGCTCGTCGGTCCTGGAGGAAGGTCGAGATGCCCACGTTGCCGCTGCCAGCCCTCGGGAAGCACCACGCCCGCCGGGCGGAGCCGCGCCTTCGTTCGTGCGTCCGCCACAGGGCTGCTGCCTGGCTTGTCTGCCTCGCCGAGGCACCTCACTCATAGAGGCGCCTCGCGCGCTCTGAGTGAGGCAGCGCGCCCTCCGCACCGGGGACGCCCCCGGGCCCGTCACGCGCCATTGAGCTCCCTGCGCAGCTCCGCGCGGAGTACGCGGGCGTGTTGCGCCGGGTGAGTGCTCGCCCCTCGCGCTGCTCCGAACCCCTCCGTGGTTTCACCCTTCCTTCTGCCCCCGGGACGCCATGCGCTACCTCGCCCTTGCCATGAATCTGGATGGAACCCTCGTGACTGGCGGCCGTGCCGATGTGGCCGCGCTGGCGGCGCTCGCGCGGCTGCGCCTCACCGGACGTCGCGTCATCCTGGTCACCTCTCGGCGGCTCGTGGAGCTCACCTCCGTGCTCCCGTCCCTGGACACCTTCGACTGCATCGTCGCGGAGAACGGTGCGCTCCTGCACTGGCCCTCGCGTCGCGAGAGCACGCTCCTCTGCCGCCCGGTTCCCGAGCCCTTCGTGCGCGCGCTGCAGGGACGAGGTGTCACCTCGCTCGTGCGCGGCCAGGCGGTGGTCCAGGCTCCTCGCGCCCAGGCCTCTGCGCTCGTCGAGGTCGTCGGCGAGCTGGGCCTCGAGCTGCAGGTCATCTTCGCCGGAGCCCAGGCCCTGGCCGTGCCTCCGGGCATCAACAAGGGCGAGGGCCTGCGAGAGGCGCTGCTGTCGCTCGGGCTCTCCGTGCATGAGGTCGTCAGCCTCGGATGTGGCGCGAGCGACCACTCGCTGCTCGGCGTGAGCGAGTGCGCCGTGGCGGTCGCCAATGCCCTGCCGGCACTCAAGGCTCGAGCCGCCTTCACCACGCGCGGCGCGGCGGGCGCGGGCGTGATTGAGCTCGTCGAGGACCTGGTCCAGCACGACCTCCAGGTCGCCGAGGCGTGGACGCCTCGGGATGCGCTGACGCTCGGATATGACGATGCGGGCGTGCGCGCGGGTATCCCCTCTTATGGCGAGAACCTCCTCGTGCTCGGACCGCGCGCCGGTGAAGGAGCCAGCTATGTGCAGGGCTTCCTCGAGCGCCTCCTCCAGCGGCGGTACCAGCCCTGCGTCATCGACTGCCTCGGAGACTTCGAGGTGCGCGACGACATGGTGAAGCTGGGCGGCCGCGTGCAAGCCCCCCGCGTGCAACAGGTGCTGGCCGCCCTGACGGCGCCCTCCGTGAAGCCCGTGGTGAGCCTCGCGGCGGTGGCTCCCGAAGCGCAGCCCGACTTCTTCCGCGAGCTGCTCCCGGCGCTCGAGGGCATGCGGCTGCGGACGGGGCGTCCCCACTGGCTCATCGTCAATGGCGCGGAGCGCCTGTGGCCCGCCGGGGCGGAGGGCTCCCGTCGCGACGCCCCGAAGCTCGGGGAGACCCTCCTGCTGGTCGAGGACCCGGACGCGGTGGCGCGTTCCATCCTCCAGCAGATGGAGGTCGCGGTGGCGGTGGGGCCGGCGGCGGGCCGGGCCCTCCAGCAGCTCGCGAGCGCGCTGGAGGAGCCGGCGCCGCACCTGCCCCTGCGCACGGGGGCGGCTCCCGGGGTGCTCGCCTGGTTCGTCGCGGAGGGGCCCTGGCCGTTGAAGCTCCGGGCTCCGCCACGGCGCGCCGAGCGCTTGCGCCGGGTCCCCGAGCAGGTGGAGGGGGACCTGGGGGACCGCAGCTTCATCTTCCGGGGCCGACAGGGACAGCCCGAGCTGCGAGCGCACAACCTGAGCGCCTTCTGCCAACAGGCCTCGCAGGTGGATGAGGACACCTGGCTCTTCCACCTGTGGCACGGAGACTTCTCCCGCTGGGTCCGGGATGTCCTGCACGACGACGCGCTTGCCCAGAAGCTCTCCGCCATCGAGTGCCGCTACGAGTTGCCCGCGGCGGACAGCCGCCGCGAGGTGTGCGGCGCCATTGCCCATCACTACGCGCTGGCGGCCTGAGTCGGAGGCCGCGGGCGCTCCCGCGCATTCCTCCAGGAGGGCCGCATGCAGTCCGAAATCACGCTCGTGCTGGCCATCGTGCTGGCGACCATCGTCCTCTTCTCCGTGGAGCGAATCCCGCTCGAGGTGACCTCGCTGGCCGTGGTCTGCCTGCTGGGGCTCACGGGCGTGTTGACTCCGGCCGAGGCCTTCGCCGGGTTCTCCAACGAGACGGTCATCTTCATCTTCGCCCTGTTGGCGATGACGGAGGGGCTGGCCTCCACGGGGGTGATGCGCCGGGCCGGACTCTGGCTGTCCCACCTGGGACGGCTCGGGCCGAAGGGCTTCCTGCTGGGGGTGATGCTCCTGGTGGCGGTCTTCTCCGCGTTCGTCTCGAACACCGTCACCACGGCGGCCTTCCTGCCGGTGGTCCTCCGAGGAGCGAAGAGCGTGGGGCTGCGCCGCAGCTGGGTGCTCATGCCGCTCGCCTTCGCCTCCATGCTGGGCGGAATGGGCTTTCTCTATGGGACGTCCACCAACCTGGTGGTCTCCGCGCGGCTCGAGGACCTCGGCTTCGGGCCCATCGGCCTCGTCGAGCTGTCTCCCGCCGGGGTGCCCCTCGCGGTCCTGGGCATCGCGCTGGTCATCCTCCTGGCGCCCCGCGTTCTTCCCGCTCGCGCGGGCACGGCGGTGGCGCCCGCGCCGCACCCTAAGCCGGACGGGGACGTCCCACTGCGTCCGCGGCGCTCGAGGGCGCTGCTCGCCAGCCTCATCTTCGTCACCACGCTCGGGGTGGGCTCGAGCGGCGTGGTCTCCCTGTCGCTCGCCGGAGTGGCCGGCGTGCTGCTCATGGTCGTCACCGGGTGCCTGGATGCGAAGCGCGTGTTCCA from Pyxidicoccus trucidator includes:
- a CDS encoding DUF5752 family protein — encoded protein: MRYLALAMNLDGTLVTGGRADVAALAALARLRLTGRRVILVTSRRLVELTSVLPSLDTFDCIVAENGALLHWPSRRESTLLCRPVPEPFVRALQGRGVTSLVRGQAVVQAPRAQASALVEVVGELGLELQVIFAGAQALAVPPGINKGEGLREALLSLGLSVHEVVSLGCGASDHSLLGVSECAVAVANALPALKARAAFTTRGAAGAGVIELVEDLVQHDLQVAEAWTPRDALTLGYDDAGVRAGIPSYGENLLVLGPRAGEGASYVQGFLERLLQRRYQPCVIDCLGDFEVRDDMVKLGGRVQAPRVQQVLAALTAPSVKPVVSLAAVAPEAQPDFFRELLPALEGMRLRTGRPHWLIVNGAERLWPAGAEGSRRDAPKLGETLLLVEDPDAVARSILQQMEVAVAVGPAAGRALQQLASALEEPAPHLPLRTGAAPGVLAWFVAEGPWPLKLRAPPRRAERLRRVPEQVEGDLGDRSFIFRGRQGQPELRAHNLSAFCQQASQVDEDTWLFHLWHGDFSRWVRDVLHDDALAQKLSAIECRYELPAADSRREVCGAIAHHYALAA
- a CDS encoding SLC13 family permease, giving the protein MQSEITLVLAIVLATIVLFSVERIPLEVTSLAVVCLLGLTGVLTPAEAFAGFSNETVIFIFALLAMTEGLASTGVMRRAGLWLSHLGRLGPKGFLLGVMLLVAVFSAFVSNTVTTAAFLPVVLRGAKSVGLRRSWVLMPLAFASMLGGMGFLYGTSTNLVVSARLEDLGFGPIGLVELSPAGVPLAVLGIALVILLAPRVLPARAGTAVAPAPHPKPDGDVPLRPRRSRALLASLIFVTTLGVGSSGVVSLSLAGVAGVLLMVVTGCLDAKRVFHIDWRVVLLIGSMMALGLAMEKSGAGKLLGGFASELAEVGGPRLVLLCLMLLTVFLSIPMSNQAAALVVLPVGLSAATGLGVDPRGFAMGIALAASCSFLTPLEPSCMLVYGPGRYRFSDFLRLGGPLTALMLAALVLLVPWVWPLDAGQVKQGPSVAGHPGRLPQSGCQTVLAHYTVWNGGGGPMALPLCERPHGPRDVSPGEL
- a CDS encoding DUF488 family protein, which produces MRTRQHPSWSAKTVFAVGHSTRSLKEFIALLWAHGVATVVDIRKMPRSRTNPQFNSEALERTLPKVGIRYLHLAKLGGLRKKSTATSSVNAAWRNASFRAYADYMQSAEFEDGLSELHDELSNGPPALMCAEALRWRCHRSLVADALVARGAEVLHLKSATRATPHRLTAFAHVSRGRVTYPADDSPPRKVRR